Proteins from a single region of Mytilus trossulus isolate FHL-02 chromosome 2, PNRI_Mtr1.1.1.hap1, whole genome shotgun sequence:
- the LOC134708482 gene encoding zinc finger protein 271-like, producing MTDFHRSAFKSVTGKPMDEISIAHHNLLRRFHQFPTANILTEGASCSRDTENDVNKSTLNTDHSSTNPFRPWLCESKTTTKPDSTNPETECPEPKSDQTIVSRNIFKPSLSDLYRYQWAQHLYRSPFNFLTYGQQALWTDPRFFQFFGQRKDLSHGMFPNKYTEEGEVIGKGLYECLKCLKQFSTPHGLEVHVRRSHSGRRPYACDICNKTFGHSVSLSQHRAVHTQEKSFQCQQCGKSFKRSSTLSTHLLIHSDTRPYPCPYCGKRFHQKSDMKKHTYIHTGEKPYKCTHCGKAFSQSSNLITHCRKHTGFKPFCCQKCGRSFQRKVDLRRHQETQHAEEVTSSAEACMDMSSDCLVSKTPPAINIV from the exons ATGACGGACTTTCACAGAAGTGCATTTAAATCAGTTACAGGCAAGCCAATGG atgaaatttCAATCGCTCATCACAATTTGCTTCGACGATTCCACCAATTTCCTACTGCTAATATTTTAACAGAGGGTGCCTCGTGTTCTAGGGACACAGAAAACGATGTAAACAAATCAACATTAAATACAGACCATTCTTCGACAAACCCATTTCGGCCTTGGTTATGCGAGAGTAAAACGACGACAAAACCCGATAGTACAAATCCGGAAACAGAATGTCCGGAACCTAAATCAG ATCAGACGATCGTATccagaaatattttcaaaccaTCACTTAGTGATTTGTATCGTTACCAATGGGCACAACATTTATACCGTTCTCCATTTAATTTTCTAACATACGGACAACAAGCTCTTTGGACAGATCCaagattttttcaattttttggtcAAAGAAAAGATTTGTCACATGGAATGTTTCCAAATAAATACACCGAAGAGGGAGAAGTAATTGGAAAAGGTTTATACGAATGTTTGAAATGTCTGAAACAGTTCAGCACACCTCATGGTTTGGAAGTCCACGTGCGACGTTCGCACAGCGGCAGACGACCTTATGCTTGTGACATTTGCAACAAAACTTTTGGTCATTCTGTGAGTTTGTCTCAGCACAGAGCCGTTCATACTCAAGAAAAATCTTTTCAGTGCCAGCAGTGTGGAAAATCATTCAAGCGATCTTCAACCCTTTCTACTCATCTTCTCATACATAGCGATACGAGACCTTACCCATGTCCATATTGTGGGAAACGATTCCACCAGAAATCAGACATGAAAAAACACACCTACATACATACAG gtgAGAAGCCATACAAGTGTACCCACTGTGGAAAAGCATTTAGTCAGTCATCGAATCTCATCACACACTGCCGTAAACACACGGGTTTCAAACCATTCTGTTGTCAGAAATGTGGTCGGTCATTTCAAAGGAAAGTTGACCTCCGCCGCCACCAAGAAACTCAGCACGCAGAGGAAGTGACATCATCGGCGGAAGCTTGCATGGATATGAGTTCAGACTGTTTAGTTTCAAAAACTCCACCTGCAATCAATATTGTATAG